In Antechinus flavipes isolate AdamAnt ecotype Samford, QLD, Australia chromosome 3, AdamAnt_v2, whole genome shotgun sequence, a genomic segment contains:
- the LOC127556638 gene encoding zinc finger protein 713-like isoform X2 produces MAAQPCPGPASEPRGASAGSRGAGVEGPSGLGAVEGPGPLGARAPPEGEVALRNLPEGAWPARPCQQSMTFKDVTVDFTQEEWDHLGPAQRDLYKDVMLENYQNFIFLGFPICKPEMISRLEIGEARWLMLLKEVSRNFSAGNYMMAPFEPS; encoded by the exons ATGGCGGCCCAGCCCTGTCCCGGGCCGGCTTCAGAGCCCCGGGGGGCAAGCGCGGGGAGTCGTGGGGCCGGGGTGGAGGGTCCTTCGGGGCTGGGGGCGGTCGAGGGGCCGGGACCGCTCGGGGCGCGGGCCCCGCCTGAGGGTGAGGTGGCCTTGAGGAACCTCCCCGAGGGGGCCTGGCCAGCCCGGCCCTGCCAG CAATCAATGACCTTCAAGGATGTCACTGTGGACTTCACCCAGGAGGAGTGGGATCATCTGGGCCCTGCTCAGAGGGACTTGTACAAggatgtgatgctggagaactatCAAAACTTTATCTTCCTTG GATTTCCAATTTGCAAACCAGAGATGATTTCCCGACTAGAAATAGGTGAAGCACGATGGTTGATGTTACTGAAAGAAGTTTCAAGAAACTTCTCTGCAG GTAACTATATGATGGCTCCCTTTGAACCTTCTTGA